Part of the Salvelinus fontinalis isolate EN_2023a chromosome 1, ASM2944872v1, whole genome shotgun sequence genome is shown below.
CCGTTCCCTCCAGCACTCCTGCTCTGAGAAACTTTAGGAATACGGACCCAGGTCACCAGTTCAACAATATCTCAACCACTGGCTTGTGGTTAGAGAAGCAGACAAGCAACTGGAGGGTTACGGGTTTGAATCCCAGCTCAGACAGGGAAATCTGGTGCAGAGTAAGCTGGCAACCAAAGGGTTGCTGGCATCATATTAGATACCAAcaagtgcccttgagcaagacacaacccctaaatatatttataaagccctttttacatcagcagatgtcactaaatgcttatacagaaacccagcctaaaacctcaaacagcaagcaatgcagattttCTTCAAGGGCCCTGCAATAAGGCTGGCTCATTGCTTCCAGCCCCTTCGGGTATACGTGTGTCCTAAAGGTTAGGTTGTGAGGCTACAGACACATTTCGATTACCTGTAAATTAATGGACAATAAAGTACAtcttgatctaggatcagtcttTCAAACTATAATgtataagattatatggacagaggGGTCCTGATACTACATCTGTGCTGAGACGCTTTGTTATTAGGGGCCCTGAAGGTTTGCATCACTTCGGCCCAAGACATTAAGCGACACAGCAGTAAATATACCTAAAAATAACAGTTTCACACAATAAAGTCAAAGGTCATTCGTGATGGAGTGTGAAATACAAAGATAAATGACACTCTGCTGTTATAGGGAAGGAcaagtttattttttttaattcactTTGAGGGTGACAGTGTTTTACAAAAATAATAAGAACAATTCAAAAAATTGAAATAAAAGTTCGCATTTTCTTTTGGCTGTACAAAGAATACAGAGAAGAAATTGCATGACGAAGCCCTGGGTTAAAGCTGGGCAGAGGAATTTGCATAATTGTATAATCGGGCAAAGGACATCAGGAAAAATGATAAAACAGCGGATTCAAGTAAAAGGCTCAACTCCTAAACAAATGAAATCCCTATTGTTTAAGACTATAGTTGTCTCTTTCTATGGCAGCGGTATCAAACTAAACTCCTGGAGGCCAGGGGCGTATGCAGGTTTGCAGGGAGCCTGGCGGttcagagcgttgggccagtctGGTTgctggttgctggtttgaatcacgGAGCTGAATAGGTGAAGACTGTCGGTGCCCTTGAGCAATGCACTTGACCCTAActgctcctgtaaatcgctctggattatAGTGTCTGCTAAAATGAACATGTTTCCTTGTAACTAGTATCTGACTTTGACCTGGGAAAGCAGGGATGTATTTCAATAAGctaaagtggcttcctctccttATCTGCACTGATGTGATTTTGACAGGCGAATGAAACAGTCCAGAAGCATTCACCATATTGCTCTCATTGATCCTACGTTTCCAGATCAGTACAGACAAAGGGTGAAAGTCACTTTGCCAAGTCATTGCCTATTAAAACACATCCCGGGTGTGTGAACTCCTCAGTTGATCAGTGACTggggggtgagtctcaatagtttTCAAAGCACAGAGCGCAAAAATACAATTAAGATTCACCCATTGAAAGACGCACAAAGACCTCGGCGACTCAGTTGGTAAGGGCATGGCGCTAGCaacaccagggtagtgggttcatttcccacaggGATCACATACACATCACACATTACTCACTGTACTTTGCTTGAATTAAAATAATCTGTTTAGTGGCATATAGTATTATATATTACCAAGGAGAAAGACAAAAGACACTGCAGACCTCCAGGAATTGAGCGTCATACCACTCCCTGCTCTGTGGCAAATCTTAATGTCATAACTTATTTAACTTTCTTCTCCTCACTGCTGGTCTCACTGGTCATTGCACTAGTCACTGCTGTGTCGTAATGGCACTTTTCTACGCACCGGCGGGGAAACCAACCCCGCAGGCGAACTCCAGCTGAAGGAAGAACCAAAAAGATCACGTTAGAAATATACAATAAAAGGTAATTATTGTAATTCTGCAGTGTTGGGAGGGCCAGATTCACGTCATTCACTTGCATCTTTGctctattttttctctctctggaaGATAAATCCAGAAAAGGATAATTTAGAACCACACACATTAAAAAGTGGGAGATAATCAAGATTACTATGTAACAGCTCTGTTGGGAAGTTTCCATTCTCTTCTGCAAAATGGCAGAAAAATGTGCAAAGGTGAGAAAGCTTTGAGTAAAACCTGGCATTCTTCAATGTTCGGAGCCATACCTTTAGTCTGCTCGTCATCCAGCACTTTGTCCCCATACATCCACCATCTGAAGAAACACAGAAAATAATTCATGGTTCTGAAATTCTCTGAAAATTTGGAGAAATCAATTCCTTCTCTGACATTATCCGGCCATTCAGGTACAGTCATTTACCAACTGACAACCTGGCAGGCATGTGGGAAAGCACTCAGCTGAAAAAAGAAGCTCGGAATAGCCCAAACGTAATACCTGGCAGCAAATGGAGACTGTAAGAACCAACTTCAAAAATAACTAAATTATAGGGACAGGCTAATAACCCCCAAAGGCGTAGAATATAGCCATTTCTCTTCTCTATTGAGGCACTCAGGACTTTTCCAAATGGTACTATCGCTATGGCAATGAGTAATACCATGACTACAGTAACTATCAGACTGTTTTTTCCCAATCAGAAGAGACGTGTGTATCACCATGGAGGTCATGGAGTTCACTTTAGTGGTTCGCCTCAATTGGAACCACCAAAGCCTGAAAATACATTCCCCACAAACAAACTGCAGATTGTTTCCAGCCATAAACTAGCAGATTGGTTGCCCTAAACCTGAAGATTGGTTCCCCCCAAAAGTCTGCAGACTGTTTGCCTCCCAAAAGTCTGCAGACTGATCCCCCCCCCAAAAGCTAGCAGATTAGTTCTCAAAAGAAACTCACTTGGTCCCCCGGGTGGCAAGGATGGTCTCCCCCTTGTGGAGTCCGATGCGGGGCTCCTCGGTACAGGGAGTCCTGAAGAAGGTGTTGAGACCCTTGCTCAGTGGGCAGCAGGCTCCGTTGTAGTCCTCCACTACCCGATACTGAATCTGCTGGCCGAGCCACAGGATATAATATGGTTAATATACTATCATGACCATAACATCAGAACTTCAACATTTAAAAGTGGATTATAGTGACATATTTGTAAAGAAATATGATGCAGACGTGGCTTCAGAAAGGGATGCAAATGTAGTCGGCGTTTGgaaggtacagtgcattcggaaattattcataccccttccccttttccacattttgctacgttactgccttattctaaaatggattgggGGCAAAaatccctcatcaatccacacacaataccacataatgacaaagcaaaaaacgttttttagacattttttacaatttatatatttttttttaatctacagaaatattacatttacagttgaagttggaagtttacatacacttaggttgaagtcattaaaactcgtttttcaaccactccacaaatgccttgttaacaaactatagttttggcaagtcggtcaggacatctactttgtgcatgacaagtaatttttccaacaattgtttacagacagattatttcacttattcactgtatcaaaattccagtgggtcataagtttacatacattaagttgactgtgcctttaaacagcttggaaaattccagacaatGACGCCATggccttagaagcttctgataggctaatagacataatttgagtcaattggaggtgtacctgtggatgtatttcaaggcctaccttcaaactcagtgcctctttgcttaacatcgtagaaaaatcaaaataaatcagccaagacctcagaaaggttgtagacctccacaagtctggttcatccttgggagcaatttccaaaatgcctgaaggtaccacgttcatctgtacaaataatagtatgcaagcataaataccatgggaccacgcagccgtcataccactcaggaaggagacgcgttctgtctcctagagatgaacgtactttggtgcgaaaagtgctggAAAAAGtgctgaagatgctggaggaaacaggcacaaaagtatctatatacacagtaaaacgagtcctataccgacataacttgaaaggccgttcagcaaggaagaagccactgctccaaaaccgccataaaaatgccagactacggtttgcaactgtacatagggacaaagatcgtactttttggaaatgtcctctggtctgatgaaacaaaaatagaactgtttggccataatgaccatcattatgtttggaagaaaatgggggaggcttgcaagccgaagaacaccatcccaaccgtgaagaacgttggtggcagcatcatgtcgtgggggtgctttgctgcaggagggactggtgcacttcacgaaatagatggcatcatgagggaggaaaattacgtggatatattgaagcaacatctcaagacatcagtcaggaagttaaagcttggtctcaaatgggtcttccaaatggacaatgacccctccaaatggacaatgaccccaagcatacttccaaatctgtggcaaaatggcttaaggacaacaaagtcaaggtattggagtggcaatcacaaagccctgacctcaatcctatagaaaatttgtgggcagaagtgaaaaagtgtgtgcgagcaaggaggcctaaaaacctgactcagttacaccagctctgtcaggaggaatgggccaaaattcacccaacttattgtgggaagcttgtggaaggctacccgaaacgtttgtcatgtgtcttttactgaggagtggcttccgtctggccactccaccataaaggccagattggtggagtgctgcagagatggttgtccttctgaaagattctctcatctccacagaggaactctgaagctctgtcagagtgaccatcgggttcttggtcacctacctgaccaagggccttctcctccgattgctcagtttggctgggcggccagctctaggaagagtcttgatggttccaaacttcttggggaccttcaatgctgtagaaatgttttggtacccttccccagatctgtgcctcgacacaatcctgtctccgagctctacggacaattccgtcgacctcatgacttggtttttgatctgacatgcactgtcaactgtgggaccttatatagacgggtgtgtgcctttccaaattatgtccaatcaattgaatttaccacaggtagactccaatcaagttgtagaaccatctcagggatgatcaatggaaacaggatgcacctgagctcaattttgagtctcatagcaaagggtctgaatagttatgtaaatatgtttttttaatatgtttttatacatttgaaaaatgttctaaaaacctgttttcactttgtcattatggggtaacgtgtttagattgatgaggaaaaacatcaatttaatccattttagaataaggctgtaacgtaacaaaatgtgggaaaagggaaggggtctgaatactttccgaatgcactgtacatacacatgttTTCCCGAATTAATGGGAAAATAGAATAACATATTGTCTGGAATACTGAAGACACTGCAAACAAACATTCACCTAAGTAGATGAGGTTGCAAATATTTCACCATCCATCAATACATACGAGGTGTCTTTGAACCAATGCTACCCATTGCTGTCTGAACAGGAACATGTCAGCTACTTACACTTCTCACCCGCTTGTCAGCTTTTTGTTTCAGTTGCTCAAGCTAGAAAGCAAACAAACACAAGAGAATGGTTTATCATTGAAAATGCCAAACATCTCAAGTCTGTTAAGTGTGACAACCCATGTTCCGATGGTTCAGTTGGGTTGGAGCATGGCGCTAGCCATACCAGAATGGTGGATTTCATTACCAGATGGACCACACATACTTACAACAACAAAATCTATTATATCTATCTAtatttatttcagccacacccattgctgataggtgtataaaatcgagcacacaaccatgcaatctccatagacaaacattggcagtagaatgaccttactgaagagctctgtgactttcaacatggcaacatcataggatgccatctttccaacaagtcagtgtgcaaagctgtcatcaaggcaaagggtggctactatgaagagtctcaaatataaaatatattttgatttgcttaacacttttttggttactacatgattccatacgtgttatttcatagttttgatgtcttcactattattctacaatgtagaaaatagtacaaataaagaaaaaccctggaatgagtcggtgtgtccaaacttttgactggcactgtatatttACACACACATGACTGTCAGTCACATTGGATTCCATTTTACATCATCATAACAACATGACAATACAAACCTAGTGTTCGCTTTAAAAATGCATATAATAGCATAACTGAACGTAAGTCAACTTTGGATAAAAATGTCTGCTAATGCTAATTGACAATATTACATCAACATCATTATCGCTTACGGTTAAGGTGTGCTGGTGACACTTGGCGTGGATGGGCCACTGGATGCCGTCGCCCTCTGGGCTCCCTGACCAGGTGAACACCTGTTTGAAGTTCTCCCAGCGCCGGCCCAGGTCGTAGGGGAAGACAAACTCTTCCCCCGTTTGGTAGTACTGAATTCTGTCTTTGGCCTGCGGATGGAGGAGATGGAATGGGAAAAAGAGAAACGAGGCAGGAACGAGAGAaagcatgagagagagaaacatttagtgagtgagtgagtgagaatgacagagtgagagaaaaatacattaaaaagtaagagagaaagagatgagagaaagggagtgagacAAGAGAGTGAAAAAGAGTGAGGGAGAGCAAAAGAGTAAGATAAATAAAGTAATTGATAATGAGacccacacacagaaagagagtgaaagagttcACATGGTTCTTTCTGGCTCCAATGTTTGTCTTAGGGTTTACCTACCATCTTAAAATCCTAGTGTCACAATAGCTAAGTTCTTCTGTACTAAGTCCTTGACAGGCTAAGAGGCCACTAGAATAACACTGATGTCTAGTCTATTAGATTAGCTGAGATCTACTGGATTATCCTGCCCTTTGGACAACAGTGGCACGGCTGTTGAAAAACACACTATCACCAGTGATCATAAAGGTTATGGCCTAGCAGGTGGGGAAAAAAACATATCCAGAAGAAAAAGGAGACGAGGAGTAATGAGGTTGTAATAGTGGTTGTACAAAACCTAATCAAACTGCTTATTCCATGACAAACACTTACCTTTTCCTCGATCCAGGCCTCAATGGAGGTCTTGTTTCGAAGGATGACTTTCATCTTGGGTGGAGAGAAGAAAAAAGGTTTGGTGGGAATTATTTGAGAGAAACATGGGCAACTCTCAGTTCCTACTGTGTAATACCTACCGAAAGTACTACCATCATCTCTTAAAGAGATGTTGTATAGTTTTTAGCCAGCGGCTCTGAAAGTAGagctcacgagccaaaagtggcCACCGAAAAATGCTACTACTTCAcatgtgcagatatgtgcaccacggCTTCGCTCTCTCCCGATTTCTGCTGTGtatgcatcttgctagctgtcactcaaacagcgaggggctgaagctcattggctagaacttAAATTTCTAGGGGGCTGGCCCACACGGGGGCAAATGTAGGAGAAATGGCACAGCATAGCTTCCAGAAAAACtgttcaaactagggatttcgtggctaattgaggtaagacagtaaaaaaatatatatatatatatatatttttttttttacttagtaGTCGCCAAAGTTCCGGAGAATGTCTTTAATTAAATACACATTCAAGTATACAGTGTCATCTACTAGAGGTGAATCCACTAGACATTCATATGGGTCTACCCTGCACCTGGAAAAAGCTGAATATGGACAATGGGCACACTATTACCATCAGTATTCTATTACCGCCAATGTGCATGTTACCTGTATGAAGAACAACATGCCAACGGCTATGGTGGTGCCCAGTGCCAGCCCTAAGGCAAAGAGAGTGGCAGCGAAGGCGGGTACGCTGAACGGCATGATGGGTTGAAACCGTCTGACGGCGCTCATGTCGATCTTCACGGTACTCCAGCCAAAGGATATCTATAATAACAATTAATAAGAATGTATTTATATTGAGCTTTTCTAACACTAAAGACTACTTGACGAAAATGCACTATCAATTTAGAAtctccattgagcatgcttttcAGTCCAGGAGTAGGCTTAATCTGATACCCTTTTCCCACTACTGAGTCAAGTCAAACTGAGCCAAAGTGTACTGTGCTGGCCTGGTTACATATCCATCATAGTTGCTGGAAGCATAAAAAGTACTGTAATATATCCAAACGAAACAGTATCGTTCGGGTCGGCATGAATGTGAGGTTatgggtctgggaaaccagcctacAATGATGAATTGATAAGAGGTCAAATGCAAGTGTGTCACTGACTCCTCACCCTCTCGTAGAGCTGTGTGTACATGGTCATGATGAAGATGAAAGCGGCGTGCGAGCAGCCGAGAGGCGCCAACAGCAGGAAACTGGTGAAGTAGGCGTGGTTCTGGTGACCGCAGCAGTTGTTGATCCACGGGCAGTGGTGATCCATCTTCATCACACACCTGCGGATGAATAAATTAATTAAATGATTTATCAATTTAAAAAAGCATATGCACTTGTCTTAGCCATGTGaatacaacaacacacacattaAAAGTAATTGAGGATTAAAAACAATAAAGTCAGACGTATTTTCATTGTGGATCTTAAAGAAGGGATGGAGGCGAAAAGGAAGAGGAGAAAGGCAGAGGaaaaagaggaaggggaggaataTCAGCATTGTGAATCACAGGCTTGAATGATTGACATGCTGATGGCACTGGCAGGAAGAAATGTGACGTTACAGAGCAGACAATTTCTTTATTATGAATCGTAGCATTGGTAGAAAGTATGAGTAGTAAAAACCAGCATCCATTCTATGTGGTTAATCTCTAACTGCAATCTCCTTTGTTTCACCCAGCTGAGCACACCCCATATTTAAGTGAGTTAGTAGAGCTCAGGCTTAGACATCTACTAAGAGATAAAGAACTAATGGATGGGTGCATACATTTCAGTAAATTGGCTTAAACTATACTGGTGtttattcattagtgcacaccgtagcaaaccgtagcaaaaatgttttgcaacttATTGGCCAAGATCcagttagtccctccctgtttagTCCGGTTTGCTTCCAAGTGAATAAACTCTTTTGCTTTAAAGCCCAACATGTGCTATTCAATCATTTTGGGACCAAATTATAGGTGAGCTAAGTGTGGGCAAATAAAATGTTCAAGTAAATCATTCATTTACGTCAATGGGAGACTTgcctgaagaaaaaaaaaagttagCATACACTATAAAGAAGCACAACTAGAGCACATTTGTAGCAGTGGCAAGACAGAGTCAGGGTTGCCAAGTCTACCTGTTGCACTTGCGGCAATGGTGGGATCTCGGGGCCTTGTAGCCTTGGCACATTCTGCAGAACTGAAGGTACTTGGTGTCTTCTTCCTTCTCCTGTTTAAGAGGAAAAAACACACGTCAATGGCCTGATCCATTCAATTTCTACTCTATCGGATATCCGGATAGACAAATTGTATTTCTTTTTCTAAATGCTATTGGCTCTAGACCAATCAGAATGACGCAAATACACATGACAGAGGTAAACGGGATATGCTGCTTTTCTCCGGTAGTTTAGCTAAAATCAACAGCGAAAAATAAGTTAGATTTTCACCATGATAGAACTGTTTGTTACAAAAAGGTTGTCTTTGTCGGGTATAATGGAAAGTCCATTAGGTGAGTGCCTGTAATGCTATTTGAAGTGGGGGAAATATGTCAAGACCGATGTCAAGGCAGCCTGGAGGGATAAATGCGCAGCAGTAGCTCAACGCACCGCTATATAAACTACATTCAAAAGTTTGTCATTTTATTCAACTAAAAATGTCAAAAGTCATGGTATATCCTTGTAGGTAAAAATGTCACAATAATGATTTAATTGAGACAAAGCTTTTCATTGTTAAAATGTTCTCTCCAAAAATTAACAGTCACTCAAATAATATAACACTAATGTCCGTTCGGATATTCAATTAACCGTGCACATCCCTACCTTGGTTCCACAGGATGAGCAGGCTTTTGTTCTAACCCAACACCAACACTCCGGATTGAACCAATCAGGGcctagtgctgggctggaacaaacgCCTGGCTGCACCCAATTGGCTCTCCAGGAGGACCAGGGTATAAGGCTAAGTGACCACTCTGCTTTACAACACAATTTCACACATTGTTGTGTAGCAGCAAAATTATCAGTTTCCCTTGTCTCTGTATAATGGGTTAATAAAGATGTATTTCTCAGCTTAGCTCCTTACTGGTTTCCAGCCAAGGGGGATGTAACCAGGGCCCACGAACATGGCGTTGAAGTAGTTGTAGAGAATGAGCACAGACCAGTTGATGAGCATGATGAAGTTAAAGCTCCCTCCCGTGGTGTCCAATGGCCAGTACCAGATAATGGAGTCTAATATGGCCATGGAGGAGCACACGGCAATGACCGTCAGGGCTATCACTGGGCCCCAGTGACACAACCTCCGGACCTCATGGAGGTTCTCGAACGTCACGAGGGCTGTAAGAAAATTCATCGTTTTTTtggttgtttttgtgtgtgttgtgtttaggTTTTAAAGGCGTTGTGGTTAGGGAGTTCGTCAAACACAGAGGTTAGATGCACTGCTTCTCTCTACTATCTGGCACAGACAATGAAGACAACGGGCATCTTTTCTCTCGTCTTCTGAACACCCAGCAACCGGCTGGGTTGCAAGTTACAGAGGCAGTCCGTGTCCCAGAGTTCTTTGTGTTCCTGGCGATGAGCGGCATCCTTTGACAGCACTGGAGACTGCACTATCCCTGTGAGAGATGCAAGTTCTCCATCTGAGAGAAGGACATAAATATGACCACATTGTGAGTGACACTGATAGGGAATTGACTGTTTGAAAGATAGACACGGTATACTTAAGTTTATAACAGTTGCTTGGCTGAACAACACTGGACCAAGTCAGCTACTTCAAATTAGTAGCTAGCAAAGTTGTTTAAGGTCTCCCAAATATAATAACCAACTACAAAGCTACTTATTGTCAACAAGGGGGAGTTATGTGTAACACTATTTTGAGTGTGACAAGGTTATAGTTATGCCAACGTATTTTACAATAAAGCACCCTACTATTAAGCTCAATTTAACCAAAGCACCTGTGACCTGCAAAAAGCTCATACTGAACATGGCCTGAGCCTTTTGCTTGTGTTATTACTTTACTGCCatataggtagctagctagtaaactTAAAATGAGCAGACCAAGACGATGGCCCCGATTAACTAGCTCGTGGTAATTAGCTAGCTGACTAATTTGGACAGACAGTCGGCTAACGTCGTTAAAGTGCCTCCCTGCTCATAAATCAACATAACTATTTTGAATATGCCAGCTGTCAGTGTCAAGGAAAGACAACAACAGACTGTCAGTTTGACAAACAAGAACCACACGGACAGGTGAATAACTGGGTTCTCAAAGCAAATTCAGGCAAAGCTAGCTAGCGAACattactagctagctagtatctacgctagctaacgttagtaacgATGTCGTTGCCTGTCCTGACTGTTTTGTTTCCCAggccaagctagctagctagccaagcatTAACGTTAGCCCATCCCCGATGTTTCAAATTGTGTGCGATTTAGATGAAATGTAAACTGCAGGCATTTTTTAAAGACCATTAACATATTATTTAATACATAATCGTGATATTAATAACTACCGACATGTCAATGTTCATGAATGAAGTAAACTACCCACCTCGCTACTTCCTTGATTTAAGCCGTGTTCCAGTCTATCGCGAGTTTACCGTGGGACCTGGCGTCAACGGTTTTTTTCTTCATGAATTTCAAAATAAACGTCTTGTCGGAAGCACTTACTTTTTGAACAGAAACTTGTGAAATTGATACAAATGAATACTTTTTTGACACAACAAAGATTATAAGTCAATGAAATACCAATTATTTGAAATAATACAATAAAACCATGTTACAGTGTACATCAAATTGTGACGAAAACGATTAATTAGTTGGACAGTTGGAGAACCTTATgagaactaaactcagcaaaaaaagaaacgtcacgttttcaggaccctgtctttcaaagataattcgtaaaaatccccaaaacttcacagatcttcattgtaaatggtttaaacactgtttcccatgctttttcaatgaaccataaacaattaatgaacatgcacctgtggaacgatcgttaagacactaacagcttacagatggtaggcaactaaggtcacagttatgaaaacgtaggacactaaagaggcctttctactgactctgaaaacaccaaaagagagatgcccagggtccctactcatctgcatgaac
Proteins encoded:
- the zdhhc6 gene encoding palmitoyltransferase ZDHHC6 isoform X2, which produces MNFLTALVTFENLHEVRRLCHWGPVIALTVIAVCSSMAILDSIIWYWPLDTTGGSFNFIMLINWSVLILYNYFNAMFVGPGYIPLGWKPEKEEDTKYLQFCRMCQGYKAPRSHHCRKCNRCVMKMDHHCPWINNCCGHQNHAYFTSFLLLAPLGCSHAAFIFIMTMYTQLYERISFGWSTVKIDMSAVRRFQPIMPFSVPAFAATLFALGLALGTTIAVGMLFFIQMKVILRNKTSIEAWIEEKAKDRIQYYQTGEEFVFPYDLGRRWENFKQVFTWSGSPEGDGIQWPIHAKCHQHTLTLEQLKQKADKRVRSIQYRVVEDYNGACCPLSKGLNTFFRTPCTEEPRIGLHKGETILATRGTKWWMYGDKVLDDEQTKAGVRLRGWFPRRCVEKCHYDTAVTSAMTSETSSEEKKVK
- the zdhhc6 gene encoding palmitoyltransferase ZDHHC6 isoform X1 translates to MNFLTALVTFENLHEVRRLCHWGPVIALTVIAVCSSMAILDSIIWYWPLDTTGGSFNFIMLINWSVLILYNYFNAMFVGPGYIPLGWKPEKEEDTKYLQFCRMCQGYKAPRSHHCRKCNRCVMKMDHHCPWINNCCGHQNHAYFTSFLLLAPLGCSHAAFIFIMTMYTQLYERISFGWSTVKIDMSAVRRFQPIMPFSVPAFAATLFALGLALGTTIAVGMLFFIQMKVILRNKTSIEAWIEEKAKDRIQYYQTGEEFVFPYDLGRRWENFKQVFTWSGSPEGDGIQWPIHAKCHQHTLTLEQLKQKADKRVRSQIQYRVVEDYNGACCPLSKGLNTFFRTPCTEEPRIGLHKGETILATRGTKWWMYGDKVLDDEQTKAGVRLRGWFPRRCVEKCHYDTAVTSAMTSETSSEEKKVK